The Desulfonatronovibrio magnus genomic interval AACTGTCTTTAAAGTGGAGCCTGCATCCTGCAGGCTATTTAATTCCAGGCGGCTGGAAGCCGCCTCCACATTGAAGAACAGTCCCATATTTGGAAATTGGGACAGTCCCCGCGAGGTACTATAAAAAAGATTAATACTGCATTGGTTCCTGTAAAAAATTTGCTTCAATGAAAAAATTTACACAGCGAGGGACAGTCCCTGTGCCAGGCGCAAAGTTCCCATCTTTAACGGAATTTTTCAGGCAAATGTGCATCAATCATGATCAAAAATCGTAAAAATATGAAAATTGTAACCGTCTGATTTTATTGGCAAAATGATTCCGGTTACTTGTAAGCTCCTCGCCTGGGCGGACCAGGACCGAACTTGTGAGTAACTAAAAAATCAGCCTTAGCACGAGATTGCTTCGCTTCGCTCGCAATGACAGCTGAGGTGTCTCGGATGTGGTTGCTGAAAAACTGTCACACAAGAGGGAGCCTAAGCGACCGAAGTAATCTGTATGGCAAAACCATAATGCTTTGAATTTATTACTTATTTGGTTTTAGTTACTTAGAAGCACCCCAATGTTCAACAACCGAGGCCTTCCGCCTTCCGCCTACAGTCTTCCCCTTCCCCCTTTTCAGGCCAGATCAAAATCCACCTCCAGCCTGTTAAGGTTCACATCTCGCAAGTTGACCCTGACTTTCAGACCAAGATAGAAACGCTTTCCTGTGCGTTTGCCGAGAAGATCCTGTTTCTCAGGACGAAAATGGTAATAGTCATCATGGATATTGGACAGCCTGACCATTCCTTCAGCCAGTACATCCTCTAACTCGACCCAGAAACCAAAATCTGTAATGGACGAGACAACTCCATCGTAAGTTTGGCCGATTTTGTCCATAAGAAATAAGATGGTGGCCCGTTTCAGTATTTCACGCTCTGCATTCATGGCCACTCTTTCTAATGAGCTCAGGGAATCTGCCACCTTTTTCATGCTTTTGAGGCCAGCCTTCACCTTTATATCCATCCCCAATGCATTTTTCAGAGCCCTGTGCACCACAAGGTCAGCATAACGCCTGATGGGCGAGGTAAAATGACAGTACGCATCAGATGCCAGGCCAAAGTGGCCTTCATTTTCCGTGGCATATCTGGCCTGCATCATGGATCGTAATACGAGCCTGCTTACCAGAAATTCCAGGTCGTACTCTCTGGATATTTCAATCAGCTGCTGAAGGCTCCTCGGGTCACGTTCCTTTGGCAGTTTTGGCCCCAGGTCAGTATTGGCAAGCAGTTTGAATAAAGAGTCGAGTTTGTCTTTATTTGCCGCAGGATGTACCCTGTAGAGAAACAGAGCCTCTTTTTTCTCAAGAAACTCAGCTACAGCCTCATTGGCGGCCAGCATGAATTCTTCAATGATCTGATGGGCAAAGTTTCTGGTTCTGGCCTTGATTTCAAAACTTCCATCCAGCAAATTGCGCAGTACTTCTGGTTCGGGCAGATCAAAGTCTATGCTGCCCCGGGATTGACGCAGTTCAAGCAGTCTGCGGGCAAGTGCATCACAATCCTTGAGCATGGGCAGTACTCTTTGCAAGTCCATGTCTGGGTCTTGCTGGTCAAGATAAAGGGCTTCGTTGACCTGGGAATAGGTCAGCCGGGCTGCACTCTGGATAACTGCTGGATAGAATGACGAACTTGTACGTTTACCCCTGTCATTAAAAGTCATCTGAGCAACCATGACCAGACGGGGCACATCAGGATTCAGGCTGCACAGACCGTTGGAGAGTTTTTCCGGGAACATGGGCTCAACGGACAGAGGAAAATAGTAGGAGTTACCCCTGACAAGCGCCTCTTTATCCAGCTTAGAGCCCACAGGCACATAATGGGATACATCGGCTATGGCAACGTAAAGCTTATGACCATTTTGCTGAGCCTCTATACAGATGGCATCATCAAAATCTTTGGCCTGAGCACCATCAATGGTGACAAAGATTTTGTTTCGCAAATCCTTGCGGCCTTGAAAATCAATGTGGTCAGGAGACTGGGGCAGTTTTTCAGCCTCCTTTACTGCTGTCAGGGGAAATTCTACAGGTACCTTGTGATTGAGCTTGACTATTTCCTCCTGCACTTCAAGACTATGTTCGTGTCCCATGATTCGGATAATATTGCCGGACCACAGCCCGCTTTCCATCTGTTCCTGTGGTTCAGCAACGACCATGGTGTTTATGCTTAAATCCTGATCCTTGGACATGACAAGCATGGAAAAGTCCAGCCTGGGGTTGGCAGGCCTGGTCAGATAAAGGTTTGGCCCCATGGACTTGACCACTTTAACCGGGAGCATTTTAACTGCTCGTTCAATGATGCTGGCTACCCTGCCATCAGGGCTTTTACCCCGCTTGCCGGGCAAAGTGGCCACAAGGACTGTATCTCCATGCCAGGCTCCATTAAAGTTTTTGGGGTGAACGAAAATATCCTTGCGCCTTTTGTCAAAAGGGATGGCAAATCCCACGCCTGAGCGCTGAATTTCGAGAATAGCCTTTTGCATGGGTAATTCTTCCACCAGGCACCAGGTTTTCCTGGCCTTGAAGATGCGTCCATCTGCTGATAATAATTTAAGGATGTCCTTGACTTTCTGCTTGTCCTGCCTGCCAAGCCTCAGGCCGGACATGATTTCCCTTAGACTTAAGGGTTTGTTGGTTTCCTTGAAATATCCTAATACTTTTTTCTTGCTAAGTTTACTCATTTTATAAGCCTGTTGATAAATTGTTGATGGCGGTTTTCCATAATCTGCATTTGAGTCACAGCTTCCCACATATTGAAGCCTGGTATTGGTTTGAGTTTGACTGCATCCTTGGATGTGCAGATTATATGCCTTATTTTGGCTTTTTGGGCCAGTTCGCTGATTTTACGTATTGACGCCTGATTATACTGGTGGTGGTTCTTAAAAGGTGCATGTAAGGCGCAGGAATAACCCAGAAGTTTTTTCAGAGAATGCCTGACCTTTTCCGGGTTGGCCAGTCCAGTTGCCAGCATGTATGGCTGATTGCTCAGATCTGTTCTGATTGCTCCTGTTGTTAGATTTCTAAGGGCTGTTGTGTGCAGGTCAAAATAGTAGATATCGCGTTTGTCCAAGGCTGCCTTCAGGCGCACTTCTTTTTTGACTTTTGTCATATCTCTGCCCCAGAGATTGACCATAAAAATGTCAGCCCGCTTCAAGGCATCTTCATCCTCCCGCCACATACCAAGAGGTACCACTTTGTTCCACCCTTTTGTCAAGTCATGCGGGGTGAGCAAAACGATATCCATGTCTCTTGCTACTTTCAAATGTTGGAAACCATCGTCAAGAATAAATAAATCCGGGTTCAGATGCTTGATTGCCCATCTGGCCGCCCTGATCCGGTCAGGATCCACGATAATATGGGCCTTGCCTTTTAAGGCGCGGCAAAGCATCAGGGGTTCATCTCCGCATATGTCAGGATGATCAGTGGATAGCACATGGTGGGGCAGGTTCCTGGGACGCGCCTTGTATCCTCTGGAAAGTATGACCGGCAGCTTACCTGCTGCAGAAAGATTTTCGGCCAGGAACCGGCACATGGGAGACTTACCTGTACCACCCATGGCAATGTTGCCGATAGATATGACAGGAATGTGCAGCTTGGTCCGATTCCTGTCCATGCGGGCAAGCCAGATACGGGCACCCCAGGCGTAAATCCTGGCCAGGGGGGCAAGGCCACAGGCAAGAATGGATGACATCATAGTGCTGATTATTTCAGTCCGGCTGTGATTTGCATATTATCCTCGCGCATCATTAAAGCTGCAATTCAGTCATACCCCTGACATAAGTATATGGACATATCCTTGTGCAGGCTTAGTCAGTCACCTTTCATGTGGCCGCCAATGAGCTTGTTGAGATGACTTAGAGCGGATCTGGAGCAGATTATCAGCAATCCAAGCGCAGCAAGCGAAGCGACAACTGCAGGGTTCACCAGACCTGAAAGGCTTTCAAGTTCTGCGAGACGAGTACCAGCATTGGCAAAAATAATAATTCCCGGCAAAATGCCAGCCAGGCTGATCCAGAAGTATGTCCAAACCTTCATGGTGGTCAGCCCAAAAGCGGTGTTTATCAAAAAAGACGGAGCCACTTCCATCACACGGAGCAGGAAGAGAAAGCTGCTCCCGTATTTTGCAGTCCCCTTGTCAATAAAGGCCAAATAAGCGCCTGCCTTGCGCCTGACCATGTCCCGAAAAGCGTACCGGCTGAGCAGAAAAGTAACCACAAGTCCACTACAGACGGCCACAGCGGTTAACAGGGATCCCAGCCATAAGCCGAAAAGCGCACCTCCAGCCACTGTCAGTACGCCGGTGCCTGGTATGGATACAACAGAAAAGAAAAAACGCAAAGCAAGAAATATCATAACTGAGACACAATAGTGTTCTGTGCTTGTAAGCTTTATTGTCTCAAAATTTTTCTGCAACCAGGTCAGAGAAAAGTAGCTCTGAAGATAATCATAAAAACCATGTATGGCCAGAGTTATAATCAAGGCCATAAAAACAGCTGCCTTAAAATACAATTTATACTCCTTTTGCTTGCGCGGCAAAATTTGTTAATGCACTGTCATGGTTCTCGGACTTAGAGCTTACCTGAGATAAGGCTTCTCAATACCGTAGCGCGACTGTGCCCGATTCTCACGGGACTTCCCCACCTGCGACAGAAATTTCATTTTCCCATACAAGGCTGCAATGGTCAATACCCTGGCTGAGCAATACCTCTGCAACTTACTTTACACTTCGCGTTTGACGCAATATGTAAAGATCATGTTTACACTTCGCGTCAAGCGCAAAATGTAAATATGATTTTTTTGGGAAAGAGGCCAAAGCCTGGCAAATGGTTTTCACATACATGTCTCAGGCAGCAGCCATCTAAGTAACTATAATCGTATTGGAAATAAAATCAGGGTATTATGGTTTTGCCATACAGATTGCTTTGGTCCCCTCGTGGGTGACAGGTTTTCAGCAACTACAACCCTGACAGCTCAGGTGTCATTGCGAGCGAGTCTTTTTATCCCGTTGAATACACGCAGTGTAGGCGCAGCCATTCAACTGGGGCGAGCGCGGCAATCTCTAACGTGCTAAGGTTATTACATCTTTTCTTTGTGGCACCAGCCACATTTCAAAGAAGCGGCTGGAGCCGCAAGAACAAGACGTCCCCAGGCTGGAGCCTGGGAACGAGTGGTGTAGGTTACTCGCAGGTTCGGTCCCGATCCGCCCGGGGGAGGAGCTTATAACGTAAACTTGTTTGACAACTTTGATACCAGGACTAACTTAATTGTTATCAGTGTCTGTTGTCCGCAAAACTGAGGTTAAAACTTTATGAAGGATAATTCCGATTGTTGAAAGAAAAGATGAAAAATGTGGGGAACAGATACCAGTAATTATTCTTGAATCCTTGAACCGATCAGGCTGAACCAGGAGTGAGTTCTGATTGACGATTACGTTTTTTTAACCAGAAAAAATATACTGGAGGTAAATTATGACAAAGGTTGGAGAAGTTTACAAATGTGAAGCATGCGGAAACGTAGTGGAAGTCAAGGAAACCGGAGAAGGGGAACTGGTCTGCTGTGACCAGCCCATGGTAAAGCAGTAGTCCCGGCCTGAAAGTCCGGATGCTGCACAAGCTTGTAATAAACAGCAGAAAGTGCTCATGAAAAAGCCTTTCTGCTGTTTTCGTTTTAGAGTAATTAAACTGAAAACAGTCTGATAATTAGTTAAACAAACAGGAGATAGTTGTGAGTTTCAGTCTTCCTGATCTTCCATATCCCAAGGACGCTTTGTCTCCATACGTAAGTGCCGACACTCTGGATTTTCATCACGGCAAGCACCATAAAACTTATGTGGACAAACTCAACAGCCTCATAGACGGCACTGACCTTGCCAATGAAACTCTGGAAGAGATTATAAAGAAGTCTGCTGCTGACTCTGAAAAGGCCAATATCTTTAATAATGCAGCTCAGGTCTGGAATCATACGTTTTACTGGAATTCAATGAAACCCGGAGGTGGAGGAAAGCCGGCAGGGGTTGTTGCTGATAAGATCCAGGAAGACTTTGGTGGTTTTGATAAGTTTGCAGAACAGTTTAAAAACGCGGGCGTCACACAGTTCGGCAGTGGATGGGCCTGGCTCGTTCTCAAAGAAGGTAAACTCCAGGTGGTAAAAACACTTAATGCTGAAAATCCCATGATCCAGGGCGTTAAACCACTGTTGACCATGGATGTGTGGGAACATGCCTACTATCTTGATTATCAGAACAGAAGACCAGACTATATTGATGCCTTTATCAATAACCTGATTAACTGGGAATTTGTTTCATCTCAGCTGGAGTAAGAATTAAGCCGGCTGATTCTTGAGTTACTGATGTTTATCTAAAAAAGCACTAACCCATTGAGGAAAATATGACGCTGGAAAAGCCTGAACTGAAGTCCAAAATTTAGAGGTGACTTATGGTCAGGCAATTTGCACCTTGTGTCGTCTCCAATCCACNNNNNNNNNNNNNNNNNNNNNNNNNNNNNNNNNNNNNNNNNNNNNNNNNNNNNNNNNNNNNNNNNNNNNNNNNNNNNNNNNNNNNNNNNNNNNNNNNNNNNNNNNNNNNNNNNNNNNNNNNNNNNNNNNNNNNNNNNNNNNNNNNNNNNNNNNNNNNNNNNNNNNNNNNNNNNNNNNNNNNNNNNNNNNNNNNNNNNNNNNNNNNNNNNNNNNNNNNNNNNNNNNNNNNNNNNNNNNNNNNNNNNNNNNNNNNNNNNNNNNNNNNNNNNNNNNNNNNNNNNNNNNNNNNNNNNNNNNNNNNNNNNNNNNNNNNNNNNNNNNNNNNNNNNNNNNNNNNNNNNNNNNNNNNNNNNNNNNNNNNNNNNNNNNNNNNNNNNNNNNNNNNNNNNNNNNNNNNNNNNNNNNNNNNNNNNNNNNNNNNNNNNNNNNNNNNNNNNNNNNNNNNNNNNNNNNNNNNNNNNNNNNNNNNNNNNNNNNNNNNNNNNNNNNNNNNNNNNNNNNNNNNNNNNNNNNNNNNNNNNNNNNNNNNNNNNNNNNNNNNNNNNNNNNNNNNNNNNNNNNNNNNNNNNNNNNNNNNNNNNNNNNNNNNNNNNNNNNNNNNNNNNNNNNNNNNNNNNNNNNNNNNNNNNNNNNNNNNNNNNNNNNNNNNNNNNNNNNNNNNNNNNNNNNNNNNNNNNNNNNNNNNNNNNNNNNNNNNNNNNNNNNNNNNNNNNNNNNNNNNNNNNNNNNNNNNNNNNNNNNNNNNNNNNNNNNNNNNNNNNNNNNNNNNNNNNNNNNNNNNNNNNNNNNNNNNNNNNNNNNNNNNNNNNNNNNNNNNNNNNNNNNNNNNNNNNNNNNNNNNNNNNNNNNNNNNNNNNNNNNNNNNNNNNNNNNNNNNNNNNNNNNNNNNNNNNNNNNNNNNNNNNNNNNNNNNNNNNNNNNNNNNNNNNNNNNNNNNNNNNNNNNNNNNNNNNNNNNNNNNNNNNNNNNNNNNNNNNNNNNNNNNNNNNNNNNNNNNNNNNNNNNNNNNNNNNNNNNNNNNNNNNNNNNNNNNNNNNNNNNNNNNNNNNNNNNNNNNNNNNNNNNNNNNNNNNNNNNNNNNNNNNNNNNNNNNNNNNNNNNNNNNNNNNNNNNNNNNNNNNNNNNNNNNNNNNNNNNNNNNNNNNNNNNNNNNNNNNNNNNNNNNNNNNNNNNNNNNNNNNNNNNNNNNNNNNNNNNNNNNNNNNNNNNNNNNNNNNNNNNNNNNNNNNNNNNNNNNNNNNNNNNNNNNNNNNNNNNNNNNNNNNNNNNNNNNNNNNNNNNNNNNNNNNNNNNNNNNNNNNNNNNNNNNNNNNNNNNNNNNNNNNNNNNNNNNNNNNNNNNNNNNNNNNNNNNNNNNNNNNNNNNNNNNNNNNNNNNNNNNNNNNNNNNNNNNNNNNNNNNNNNNNNNNNNNNNNNNNNNNNNNNNNNNNNNNNNNNNNNNNNNNNNNNNNNNNNNNNNNNNNNNNNNNNNNNNNNNNNNNNNNNNNNNNNNNNNNNNNNNNNNNNNNNNNNNNNNNNNNNNNNNNNNNNNNNNNNNNNNNNNNNNNNNNNNNNNNNNNNNNNNNNNNNNNNNNNNNNNNNNNNNNNNNNNNNNNNNNNNNNNNNNNNNNNNNNNNNNNNNNNNNNNNNNNNNNNNNNNNNNNNNNNNNNNNNNNNNNNNNNNNNNNNNNNNNNNNNNNNNNNNNNNNNNNNNNNNNNNNNNNNNNNNNNNNNNNNNNNNNNNNNNNNNNNNNNNNNNNNNNNNNNNNNNNNNNNNNNNNNNNNNNNNNNNNNNNNNNNNNNNNNNNNNNNNNNNNNNNNNNNNNNNNNNNNNNNNNNNNNNNNNNNNNNNNNNNNNNNNNNNNNNAGGTTCGCGAAACATTTTTCGCGAAACATCGATTTTAAGAAAAAATCATTATCATAAAAAACAATCAACTAAGTATAACATCCTTAAAAACAACAACAAAATATTGTCGCGAAAGTCCCAGGAAAAAACAAACAGCTTGTGGTTCGCAACTCACATAATGAGCACATCATTTTCAGGGTCATAACTAACCCCGACACCATGATGCTCAACCCGCCGCTGCCAGTTCTTACCCAGGAAATAAAAGCGCAGACTATCCTTATCTGCATCATATTCCTTCAAAAGAAGATCCTTAAATTTGGTCCACTGAGCAGGATCCACCACGCACTCAAAAACTGAATACTGTACCCGCTGACCATAACTTTCACATACTTTAGCTATCCTGCGCAGACGCCTTTTTCCTGATGGATCCTCGAAACTTACATCATAACTGACCAATACAAGCATAATTTACTTCCAGAAAAACGGAGGATATCCGTCAAGTTCACCGCGTAAATAACGATTCATAAGTTTCGCCTGAACATGGAAAGCCAAACCAAGAGGTATCCGCTCCTTAATAAAGGGGTGAATGACCTCTGTCGACTTTCTTTTTTGCCAGGCAGACAGAACTGTCTTCCTCGTCTCGTCATTCATAAAAACAGCTCCGCTCTCCTTTACCATAAACCCCTTTTCAACAACTTCACCTCTGTTAATAAGAGATAGTACCAGGCGATCAGCCATAAAAGACCTGAATTCTTCCATCATATCCAAAGCCAGTCCAGGCCTGCCGGATCTGTCCCGGTGCAAAAAACCAGCCTGGGGATCCAGGCCTGAGGCTTCAAGGGCAGACCGGATATCATGTGTCAAAAGTGTATACACAAAAGAGAGCAGGCAATTGACATTATCCAGAGGTGGTCTGCGAACTCTGCCGTTAAAAAAGAAAGATTCATCCTTTCTCAAAATCAGCTGATCAAAGACACCAAAGTATGTGTTGGCTGCCAGCCCTTCTAATCCTCTGGCCTCATCAAGCGTAACGTTAGAACGTAAGCGGTGTGCACAACCATCAAGAATAGAGACAGCTGCTTTGACTCGGTCCTGATCAATTCGGTCAGGATAGTCTCGAATACATCTTTTGAGCACTGTCCGAGAATTAGTCACCTTACCGGCAATGATGCTTCTTGCTATCATTGCTGAGGCCTGGAGGTCATCTGCCTTGCGGTACTGTTCACGCCTAAGAAGAATATTGCCGCTTTGGGGACCATGAACAGCAGCGAGGTAACGGCCTCTTTCAGTTAAAAAAGAAACAGATAACCCCCTGTCAGCACAGTGCCCCAACAGAAAAGGGCTGCACAACACATTTCCAAAGCAAACTACTCCATCAAGGATATGCACAGGAAAACGTTTTTTTTCACCTGATTCAAAGCGAACCACAATACACTCACCATCCTTGGAGAGATAGCTGCCCTGAGAAGTGACATACAGAGTATTTAACAGTTTCTTCAATCTTCTAACCCCTTCAGGATATAGGGCTCAACCTTCCCCTTTCGAGTTGCAGTCGGCATGCATTGCCCTGTTAGAGAACAATTTTTACATTTTTTGCCATATTGCGCTGGAGGGGTCAGGCCACTTTTAACCATTGAGCGCATCTCCAAACATTTAACTTTGACCAGATCACGCAGATCATTGTCAAAAACAACTTTTTCCCTCCTTCTGGGCTTACCATAAAAAATGGCACCTTCAGGAATTTCCAGGCTAAGCATTTCTTCCAGGCACATGGCCTGAGCGCATAACTGAGCCCGATCCCAGTCCTCAATTTTTGGACTGCCCCTTTTATATTCCACTGGATAAGGAATTCTTTTCCCTTCAGGGCCAGCCTTCATTTCAAGAACATCGGCTACGCCATAAAGTCCAAGCTCATTACTGCGCACTGGTACAGAACGGTCTTCTACTGTGTCACCGCGCTTGCCAGAGCAACCTGAATCAACCCGGTTATGCAGCACCCTCCCTTCAGCCGTGAACCTGTTTTCGGTCCACACACCCTCAATATGAATAAGGGCGCACTGCCTTGGGCAGTAGAGAAAGTGCTGCAGAGCGGAAAGAGGCAGTACATCAGCTTCATCCATAATCTAATTCTTCCATTTATTCTTTCGAGCTTGGGTTCTGGACCGATAAAGTCTCTCTGTAAATCCACCCTGGTCCAGGAAGTCTTTTTCAAGAGCCCTCAACTGCTGATCCAGCAGGTAGTTTGTCTGGTGAATCAGACAAATCATGGTATTGGCTGCAACTTCCGGCGGTGCTTTTTCAATATAAGGCATATATGTCGCATAGGACCTATCCTTCCTGTAACAAAGCCCCCTGACAGTCTTGGACAGGGGATGATCCTTGCCCCAGAGGATAAAATCCTTTAGCCGCAAAAAATCCTGAAAATCCTGCAGCAATTCCTCCAGGCTGGCCCTGGCAATTCCAACCAGCTTCAGCTCTATCTTCTTAGAAGTGCCAGAAGCCATGCTGCCCTCGACAATATTCTGTTTACCGCTTCTGGCCGCCTGAACCATCTGGTCATAAGTTCGTGAGCGAGGATTAACTAAGCGCTCACAAAACTTAACTGTGCCATCATAAACAAGTTCAGCCATCTGAAAAGATTT includes:
- the cas4 gene encoding CRISPR-associated protein Cas4 produces the protein MDEADVLPLSALQHFLYCPRQCALIHIEGVWTENRFTAEGRVLHNRVDSGCSGKRGDTVEDRSVPVRSNELGLYGVADVLEMKAGPEGKRIPYPVEYKRGSPKIEDWDRAQLCAQAMCLEEMLSLEIPEGAIFYGKPRRREKVVFDNDLRDLVKVKCLEMRSMVKSGLTPPAQYGKKCKNCSLTGQCMPTATRKGKVEPYILKGLED
- the cas2 gene encoding CRISPR-associated endonuclease Cas2; translation: MLVLVSYDVSFEDPSGKRRLRRIAKVCESYGQRVQYSVFECVVDPAQWTKFKDLLLKEYDADKDSLRFYFLGKNWQRRVEHHGVGVSYDPENDVLIM
- a CDS encoding four helix bundle suffix domain-containing protein is translated as MPQKQQPPGIIPAHGGYQDLKSFQMAELVYDGTVKFCERLVNPRSRTYDQMVQAARSGKQNIVEGSMASGTSKKIELKLVGIARASLEELLQDFQDFLRLKDFILWGKDHPLSKTVRGLCYRKDRSYATYMPYIEKAPPEVAANTMICLIHQTNYLLDQQLRALEKDFLDQGGFTERLYRSRTQARKNKWKN
- a CDS encoding desulfoferrodoxin FeS4 iron-binding domain-containing protein produces the protein MTKVGEVYKCEACGNVVEVKETGEGELVCCDQPMVKQ
- the lpxK gene encoding tetraacyldisaccharide 4'-kinase, whose amino-acid sequence is MMSSILACGLAPLARIYAWGARIWLARMDRNRTKLHIPVISIGNIAMGGTGKSPMCRFLAENLSAAGKLPVILSRGYKARPRNLPHHVLSTDHPDICGDEPLMLCRALKGKAHIIVDPDRIRAARWAIKHLNPDLFILDDGFQHLKVARDMDIVLLTPHDLTKGWNKVVPLGMWREDEDALKRADIFMVNLWGRDMTKVKKEVRLKAALDKRDIYYFDLHTTALRNLTTGAIRTDLSNQPYMLATGLANPEKVRHSLKKLLGYSCALHAPFKNHHQYNQASIRKISELAQKAKIRHIICTSKDAVKLKPIPGFNMWEAVTQMQIMENRHQQFINRLIK
- a CDS encoding TVP38/TMEM64 family protein yields the protein MYFKAAVFMALIITLAIHGFYDYLQSYFSLTWLQKNFETIKLTSTEHYCVSVMIFLALRFFFSVVSIPGTGVLTVAGGALFGLWLGSLLTAVAVCSGLVVTFLLSRYAFRDMVRRKAGAYLAFIDKGTAKYGSSFLFLLRVMEVAPSFLINTAFGLTTMKVWTYFWISLAGILPGIIIFANAGTRLAELESLSGLVNPAVVASLAALGLLIICSRSALSHLNKLIGGHMKGD
- the cas1c gene encoding type I-C CRISPR-associated endonuclease Cas1c — translated: MKKLLNTLYVTSQGSYLSKDGECIVVRFESGEKKRFPVHILDGVVCFGNVLCSPFLLGHCADRGLSVSFLTERGRYLAAVHGPQSGNILLRREQYRKADDLQASAMIARSIIAGKVTNSRTVLKRCIRDYPDRIDQDRVKAAVSILDGCAHRLRSNVTLDEARGLEGLAANTYFGVFDQLILRKDESFFFNGRVRRPPLDNVNCLLSFVYTLLTHDIRSALEASGLDPQAGFLHRDRSGRPGLALDMMEEFRSFMADRLVLSLINRGEVVEKGFMVKESGAVFMNDETRKTVLSAWQKRKSTEVIHPFIKERIPLGLAFHVQAKLMNRYLRGELDGYPPFFWK
- a CDS encoding superoxide dismutase; the encoded protein is MSFSLPDLPYPKDALSPYVSADTLDFHHGKHHKTYVDKLNSLIDGTDLANETLEEIIKKSAADSEKANIFNNAAQVWNHTFYWNSMKPGGGGKPAGVVADKIQEDFGGFDKFAEQFKNAGVTQFGSGWAWLVLKEGKLQVVKTLNAENPMIQGVKPLLTMDVWEHAYYLDYQNRRPDYIDAFINNLINWEFVSSQLE
- the rnr gene encoding ribonuclease R, yielding MSKLSKKKVLGYFKETNKPLSLREIMSGLRLGRQDKQKVKDILKLLSADGRIFKARKTWCLVEELPMQKAILEIQRSGVGFAIPFDKRRKDIFVHPKNFNGAWHGDTVLVATLPGKRGKSPDGRVASIIERAVKMLPVKVVKSMGPNLYLTRPANPRLDFSMLVMSKDQDLSINTMVVAEPQEQMESGLWSGNIIRIMGHEHSLEVQEEIVKLNHKVPVEFPLTAVKEAEKLPQSPDHIDFQGRKDLRNKIFVTIDGAQAKDFDDAICIEAQQNGHKLYVAIADVSHYVPVGSKLDKEALVRGNSYYFPLSVEPMFPEKLSNGLCSLNPDVPRLVMVAQMTFNDRGKRTSSSFYPAVIQSAARLTYSQVNEALYLDQQDPDMDLQRVLPMLKDCDALARRLLELRQSRGSIDFDLPEPEVLRNLLDGSFEIKARTRNFAHQIIEEFMLAANEAVAEFLEKKEALFLYRVHPAANKDKLDSLFKLLANTDLGPKLPKERDPRSLQQLIEISREYDLEFLVSRLVLRSMMQARYATENEGHFGLASDAYCHFTSPIRRYADLVVHRALKNALGMDIKVKAGLKSMKKVADSLSSLERVAMNAEREILKRATILFLMDKIGQTYDGVVSSITDFGFWVELEDVLAEGMVRLSNIHDDYYHFRPEKQDLLGKRTGKRFYLGLKVRVNLRDVNLNRLEVDFDLA